A DNA window from Thermosynechococcaceae cyanobacterium Okahandja contains the following coding sequences:
- a CDS encoding single-stranded DNA-binding protein: protein MGLNVVHLVGRVGGDPDVRYFESGSVKCRLTLAVNRPSKDDQPDWFNLEIWGKTAQVAADYVRKGTLLGVKGTLKFDRWQDRNTGAERSSPVILVDRMDLLSSKRDSDPSAVPSGYTPDR from the coding sequence ATGGGTCTAAACGTTGTCCATCTGGTGGGTCGCGTTGGTGGCGATCCGGATGTGCGCTACTTTGAATCCGGCAGTGTGAAGTGTCGCCTGACACTGGCGGTGAATCGCCCCAGCAAGGATGATCAACCGGACTGGTTTAACCTAGAAATTTGGGGTAAAACGGCACAAGTGGCTGCCGATTACGTCCGCAAAGGTACCCTCTTGGGGGTGAAAGGCACCCTGAAGTTTGATCGCTGGCAAGACCGGAATACGGGTGCTGAGCGCTCTAGCCCCGTTATTTTGGTGGATCGCATGGATCTGCTGAGTTCTAAGCGGGATAGCGATCCAAGTGCCGTGCCGTCGGGGTACACCCCCGATCGCTAA